In the Flavobacterium pallidum genome, one interval contains:
- a CDS encoding PAS domain S-box protein — translation MNLKKINFSKTLIALSFLFTTKVFPSFQNHLFFEISPKAITSEWWFIMIIFVGMSFVFLWALKKLSVSKREFHSSLQNHIDNNQYRLYLLFFGVMFPVTELFLEIFSVRKHSEFWFNSFMGLLLLIIYYYSDKKEFLKKHLKTIFIANYIALTFYVIYKLTFHPFELVTFAELLIIFFFAPSIFQTLKSYWAFIAGFAAMLFVLHIKNIVGTNILLTLLYSFFFIIVIHYIRQIILLNSQDRFAFADQIVNKGNSLIVGTNVKGELSYCSDSIHSILGYSPKEVMGLNFWKLTEDPEFIGEKYHDNYIDERLYIRKLKCKNGEYKFIQWKDKKYSENLIIGMGQDVTSQIEIQNQYRNLIENATDIIFEVNDDGDFTFINDFTISLLGYAKEEIIGRNYIEFIRPDYMSNMKEFYETLAVNEGEFPIIEFPITTKSGEELWVSQKVIMRQNNEGQILGYSGIARNITTLKNIEMENQRRQEKIVKYNATINKLSTTNYINHKNLVTILQMILKSAARDTNVERVSFWEYQTDKIVCSCLFDLNTNSFSKGRIFEKKNVPIYFRAIENDKIIVASDVNNHRETKEFRDNYFVEKGIKSLLDTTIIINGKIAGVLCFEATNKKDFDNEDINFIRSVSDIISLAIEAQKRKKAEVKLAYKSDLLSAVALCTDKFLLKIDTNDMFTEAFEIIGKATNADHIYYYENDLKTNLISQQIKWAKAGVELQITTLQKFTHENLREITDSIRIKKTFYTHTRELQDTFFKKLLVDNEIKSILIIPIFRKNIFTGFIGFDDCAFERNWTEDEIYILQTLANNISAALERNINENMIYESEEKFRLLANNIPGTVYLFKNDENWSKVYINDQIKKLTGYSKSDFLENRVRYTSLIHADDQPKVASVIKKALENKQPFNVIYRLQKKSGDLVWVEEFGDFIIIENEVAFVEGIFIDITERKENENAVKAREVAEAANKAKSDFLANMSHEIRTPLNGIIGFTDLLMQTDLQLIQQKYMGTINQSANSLLEIINNILDFSKIEAGKLELEIKKHDLRELLDQVIDLISFESSQKSIELHLKISDDINKYVWIDSVRLKQILFNLLGNAVKFTERGKIELEVISVSKKQDSERTLRFCVKDTGIGILKENQAKIFTAFSQEDNSTTRKFGGTGLGLTISNQLLGLMHSRLELLSEPGKGSFFWFDITLKTSKEKINTVPETNSDDAIAYETISDKLKILVVEDNNINMLLVKTIIKNIVPNVMLTEANNGAIAVEQFLQDTPDLIFMDVQMPVMNGYEATSEIRKLAHGDSVPIVALTAGIVKEERDRCLDAGMNDYITKPIIKGSIEAIIRKWKPKVETNP, via the coding sequence ATGAATCTCAAAAAAATAAATTTCAGCAAAACACTGATCGCTTTGAGCTTCCTGTTCACAACGAAGGTATTTCCTTCATTTCAAAACCATCTTTTTTTTGAAATTTCGCCGAAAGCCATCACATCAGAATGGTGGTTTATTATGATTATTTTTGTAGGCATGAGCTTCGTTTTTTTATGGGCACTTAAAAAATTGTCTGTTTCAAAACGCGAATTTCATTCTTCCTTACAAAACCATATTGACAACAATCAGTACCGGCTTTACCTGCTGTTTTTCGGTGTCATGTTTCCTGTCACCGAATTGTTCCTCGAAATTTTCAGTGTCCGGAAACACAGCGAGTTTTGGTTTAATTCCTTTATGGGTCTACTGTTGCTGATCATTTATTATTACAGCGACAAAAAAGAGTTTCTCAAAAAACACCTTAAAACCATTTTTATCGCAAATTACATCGCGCTGACGTTTTATGTCATTTACAAGCTTACTTTCCACCCTTTTGAGCTGGTGACTTTTGCTGAATTGCTGATTATCTTCTTCTTTGCACCCAGCATTTTCCAGACATTGAAATCTTATTGGGCCTTTATCGCTGGGTTTGCAGCGATGCTTTTTGTGCTTCACATCAAGAATATCGTCGGGACAAACATATTGCTGACACTGCTGTATTCATTCTTCTTTATCATCGTAATCCACTACATACGCCAGATCATACTGCTGAATTCGCAGGACCGTTTTGCTTTTGCAGACCAGATTGTGAACAAAGGCAACTCGCTGATTGTCGGCACGAACGTAAAAGGCGAATTGTCGTATTGCAGTGACAGTATCCATTCCATTTTAGGGTATTCGCCAAAGGAAGTGATGGGCCTGAATTTCTGGAAGCTTACGGAAGATCCGGAATTCATCGGTGAAAAATACCATGATAATTATATCGATGAAAGGCTGTATATCCGAAAACTGAAATGCAAAAATGGCGAGTACAAATTCATCCAGTGGAAAGACAAAAAGTACAGCGAGAACCTGATCATCGGGATGGGACAGGACGTTACCAGCCAGATTGAAATCCAGAACCAGTACCGGAACCTGATTGAAAATGCTACCGATATCATCTTTGAAGTCAACGACGACGGGGATTTTACATTTATAAATGACTTCACGATTTCATTGTTGGGCTATGCCAAAGAAGAAATTATCGGACGCAATTATATTGAATTCATCCGACCCGACTACATGTCCAATATGAAAGAATTCTATGAAACGCTGGCGGTAAATGAAGGTGAATTCCCGATCATCGAATTCCCGATTACAACCAAAAGCGGCGAAGAGCTATGGGTTTCCCAAAAAGTGATCATGCGCCAAAACAATGAAGGCCAGATTTTAGGCTATTCGGGCATTGCGCGCAACATTACGACACTTAAGAACATCGAAATGGAAAACCAGCGCAGGCAGGAAAAAATCGTAAAATACAATGCCACGATCAATAAGCTTTCTACGACCAATTATATCAACCATAAAAACCTCGTCACCATATTGCAGATGATCCTGAAAAGCGCCGCACGCGACACGAATGTCGAACGGGTGAGTTTCTGGGAATACCAGACCGATAAAATTGTATGCAGCTGCCTTTTTGATCTGAACACCAATTCCTTTTCAAAAGGCCGCATTTTTGAAAAGAAAAATGTGCCAATTTATTTCCGGGCGATTGAAAACGACAAGATTATTGTGGCTTCTGATGTCAATAACCACAGGGAAACCAAAGAATTCCGTGATAATTATTTTGTAGAAAAAGGGATTAAATCACTTTTGGATACCACGATCATCATCAATGGAAAAATTGCCGGCGTATTGTGCTTCGAAGCTACAAATAAAAAGGATTTTGACAACGAGGACATCAACTTTATCCGCTCGGTTTCCGACATCATATCCCTTGCGATCGAAGCCCAGAAAAGGAAAAAGGCAGAAGTGAAACTGGCTTATAAAAGCGATTTGCTGTCGGCGGTAGCTTTATGCACTGATAAATTCCTGTTGAAAATCGACACGAACGATATGTTCACCGAGGCATTTGAAATCATCGGCAAAGCCACTAATGCGGACCATATTTATTATTATGAGAATGATTTAAAGACAAATCTTATCAGCCAGCAAATCAAGTGGGCAAAAGCGGGTGTAGAATTGCAGATTACAACTTTGCAGAAATTTACCCACGAAAACCTTAGGGAAATCACGGACAGCATCCGCATTAAAAAAACGTTTTACACCCACACCCGCGAACTGCAGGATACTTTCTTTAAAAAATTGCTTGTTGACAATGAAATAAAATCCATCCTGATCATCCCGATCTTCAGGAAAAATATATTCACTGGATTTATAGGTTTTGATGACTGCGCTTTCGAAAGGAACTGGACCGAGGACGAGATTTATATCCTGCAAACCCTTGCCAACAATATTTCGGCGGCGCTCGAGCGCAACATCAATGAGAACATGATTTATGAAAGTGAGGAAAAATTCAGGCTGCTTGCCAATAATATCCCAGGAACGGTATATCTTTTCAAAAATGATGAAAACTGGTCCAAAGTGTATATCAACGACCAGATCAAGAAACTGACCGGCTACAGCAAATCGGATTTCCTTGAAAACCGTGTGCGCTACACCAGCCTGATCCATGCTGATGACCAGCCCAAAGTCGCTTCGGTAATCAAAAAAGCATTGGAGAACAAACAACCTTTCAATGTGATATACCGCCTGCAGAAGAAAAGCGGGGATTTGGTTTGGGTAGAGGAATTCGGGGATTTCATTATTATTGAAAATGAAGTGGCTTTTGTGGAAGGGATTTTCATTGATATTACTGAAAGGAAGGAAAACGAAAATGCCGTCAAAGCGCGTGAAGTGGCAGAAGCGGCCAATAAGGCAAAGTCAGATTTCCTTGCCAATATGAGCCACGAGATCCGTACGCCTTTAAACGGCATCATCGGTTTTACAGACCTGCTGATGCAAACGGATCTGCAGCTGATCCAGCAAAAATATATGGGCACGATCAACCAGTCGGCAAATTCGCTTTTGGAAATCATCAACAACATACTGGACTTTTCAAAAATCGAGGCCGGGAAACTGGAACTCGAAATCAAGAAGCACGACCTGCGTGAACTATTGGATCAGGTAATCGACCTTATCTCTTTCGAATCAAGCCAGAAAAGCATCGAACTGCATTTAAAAATATCGGACGACATCAACAAATATGTCTGGATAGACTCGGTCAGGCTGAAACAAATCCTCTTCAATCTGCTGGGCAACGCGGTCAAATTTACCGAGCGTGGCAAAATCGAACTGGAAGTCATTTCAGTTTCCAAAAAACAAGATTCAGAACGTACGCTGCGGTTTTGCGTTAAAGATACCGGCATTGGGATTTTAAAGGAAAACCAGGCCAAGATATTCACCGCTTTTTCACAGGAAGACAATTCCACGACACGGAAATTCGGCGGCACCGGCCTGGGGCTTACCATTTCAAACCAATTGCTCGGGCTGATGCACAGCCGGCTTGAACTGCTGAGCGAGCCCGGAAAAGGAAGTTTTTTCTGGTTTGATATCACGCTGAAAACCTCAAAAGAAAAAATAAATACCGTACCTGAAACCAACAGCGACGATGCGATTGCATATGAAACCATATCCGACAAACTGAAAATACTGGTCGTTGAAGACAATAATATCAACATGCTGCTGGTCAAGACCATTATTAAAAACATTGTCCCGAATGTCATGCTTACCGAAGCCAATAATGGTGCCATTGCAGTAGAACAGTTCCTGCAAGACACCCCCGACCTTATTTTTATGGATGTGCAGATGCCGGTAATGAATGGTTATGAAGCCACGTCAGAAATCAGGAAACTTGCGCATGGTGACAGTGTACCGATTGTAGCACTTACGGCAGGCATTGTAAAGGAGGAACGCGACCGCTGCCTTGACGCAGGAATGAATGATTACATTACCAAACCCATCATTAAAGGTTCTATCGAGGCAATTATCAGGAAGTGGAAGCCAAAGGTGGAAACGAATCCATGA
- a CDS encoding aldehyde dehydrogenase codes for MHFSHDIRFRKETLQKLLHNILLHQADIVEALHKDFRKPAFETIMSESSIVISDLKHTIKNMESWARPKKVRASLLNFPSRDYIYSEPYGKVLVISPWNYPFQLSFLPLIAAVAAGNSVVLKPSELTPATSALVSKIIRETFDVKHVVAVLGDATIAADLLKKKWDYIFFTGSTAVGKIVAKAAAENLTPITLELGGKNPCIVDHTANLKLAARRIVWGKFMNAGQTCIAPDYLLVHTKIKGKLIALLQAEMEQAYGGNPEASPDFARIINSGHWKRLTALIEPYKILYGGQSVEAERYLSPTLIDEFNVESALMKGEIFGPILPILTYENEDDIRRTLGRYEKPLSLYLFTENKEFEKRILRHYSFGGGCINDTVVHFSNKRLPFGGVGQSGMGMYHGKYGFDTFSHKKSVLKKASWIDITIRYAPYGKKLKWIKRIMEWF; via the coding sequence ATGCATTTCAGCCACGACATACGTTTCAGGAAAGAAACACTTCAAAAGCTCCTCCACAATATCCTGCTCCACCAGGCCGATATTGTGGAGGCTTTGCATAAGGACTTCCGCAAACCTGCTTTCGAAACCATTATGAGCGAAAGTTCGATTGTGATTTCGGATTTAAAACATACCATTAAAAATATGGAGTCATGGGCAAGACCTAAAAAGGTTCGTGCCTCGCTGCTCAATTTCCCGTCGCGCGATTATATTTACAGCGAGCCTTACGGCAAAGTGCTGGTCATATCGCCGTGGAATTATCCGTTCCAACTGTCCTTCCTGCCACTGATCGCCGCTGTGGCTGCCGGGAATTCGGTGGTGCTCAAACCGTCTGAGCTTACTCCGGCAACATCCGCTTTGGTGTCAAAAATCATCCGGGAAACTTTCGATGTAAAACATGTGGTGGCCGTATTGGGTGATGCTACAATTGCTGCTGATCTGCTTAAGAAAAAATGGGATTATATTTTCTTTACCGGCAGTACTGCTGTAGGGAAAATCGTTGCAAAAGCTGCTGCCGAAAACCTCACGCCCATAACGCTGGAACTGGGTGGGAAAAACCCGTGCATTGTCGATCATACGGCCAACCTGAAGCTCGCGGCCAGGCGTATCGTTTGGGGGAAATTCATGAACGCAGGGCAAACCTGTATTGCGCCGGATTATCTTTTGGTGCATACCAAAATCAAGGGTAAACTGATTGCTCTGCTGCAAGCCGAAATGGAACAAGCTTATGGTGGAAATCCTGAAGCTTCCCCGGATTTTGCCCGCATCATCAACAGCGGCCATTGGAAAAGGCTGACAGCATTGATCGAGCCTTATAAAATCCTGTATGGTGGGCAATCTGTTGAAGCTGAACGTTACCTTTCCCCTACCCTTATCGACGAATTCAACGTAGAAAGTGCTTTAATGAAAGGAGAAATTTTCGGGCCAATCCTTCCCATCCTTACCTATGAAAACGAGGATGATATCCGCCGGACACTGGGAAGGTATGAAAAACCACTGTCTCTATATCTTTTTACTGAAAATAAGGAATTCGAAAAGCGGATCCTGCGCCATTATTCCTTTGGCGGAGGCTGTATTAACGACACTGTGGTCCATTTTTCGAATAAGAGGCTTCCTTTCGGGGGAGTTGGGCAGTCCGGAATGGGAATGTATCACGGGAAATACGGCTTTGATACCTTCAGCCATAAAAAATCAGTTTTGAAAAAAGCAAGCTGGATTGATATTACAATACGCTATGCCCCTTATGGCAAAAAGCTGAAGTGGATTAAGCGCATAATGGAATGGTTTTAG
- a CDS encoding RluA family pseudouridine synthase, whose protein sequence is MSNNLKITSSKHNLQILHEDNHLIVINKRVGDIVQGDKTGDKPLSDVVKEYIKDKYNKPGEVFLGVVHRLDRPTTGIVVFARTSKALTRLNELFKNRETHKTYWAVVKNKPSKKEDKLVHFLKRNEKNNTSKAHLKEVPESKIASLDYSIIKELQHYTVLEIALHTGRHHQIRAQLSAIGSPIKGDLKYGAERSNPDGGIHLHARKLQFMHPVSREPLMIEAPTPDDPIWNAI, encoded by the coding sequence GTGTCTAACAATCTAAAAATTACATCCTCCAAACACAATCTCCAAATCCTCCACGAAGACAACCATCTCATTGTCATAAACAAGCGCGTAGGTGATATCGTGCAGGGCGACAAAACCGGCGACAAGCCGCTGAGCGATGTGGTCAAAGAATATATCAAGGACAAATACAACAAACCCGGGGAAGTATTTCTTGGCGTGGTGCACAGGCTGGACCGCCCAACTACGGGAATTGTAGTCTTTGCACGTACTTCAAAAGCGTTGACCAGGCTTAATGAATTGTTCAAGAACCGGGAAACACATAAAACGTATTGGGCCGTCGTTAAAAACAAACCATCAAAAAAAGAAGACAAACTGGTTCATTTCTTAAAGCGGAATGAGAAAAACAATACCTCCAAAGCCCATCTCAAAGAAGTTCCTGAAAGCAAAATAGCGAGCCTCGATTACAGCATTATTAAAGAATTACAGCATTATACCGTACTCGAAATTGCCTTGCACACAGGGCGACATCATCAGATACGGGCCCAGTTATCCGCCATTGGATCGCCCATAAAAGGCGACCTGAAATATGGTGCAGAGCGCAGCAATCCTGACGGTGGCATACACCTGCATGCCCGCAAGCTACAATTTATGCATCCGGTTTCCAGGGAACCTCTGATGATCGAAGCGCCTACACCCGATGACCCAATCTGGAATGCAATCTGA
- a CDS encoding four helix bundle protein, which yields MHRFKELHAWKLSREFCKNVYEMTSLFPSDEKFGLTNQLRRAAVSIPSNIAEGSSRNSNKDFCRFLEIAIGSAYEIETQLLIAADLSFITNKNSETLINQLDSIVKMISRFRTTLQ from the coding sequence ATGCATCGATTTAAAGAATTACACGCCTGGAAACTAAGTAGGGAATTTTGCAAAAATGTATACGAGATGACATCCTTATTTCCTTCAGATGAAAAATTTGGTTTAACTAATCAATTACGACGTGCCGCGGTTTCTATCCCTTCAAACATAGCTGAAGGTTCTTCCAGAAATTCCAATAAGGATTTTTGCAGGTTTCTGGAAATTGCAATAGGCTCTGCTTACGAAATTGAAACACAATTATTGATTGCAGCAGACTTATCGTTTATAACTAATAAAAATTCGGAAACATTAATAAATCAACTTGATTCCATTGTAAAAATGATATCAAGGTTCCGCACAACTTTACAGTAA
- the panB gene encoding 3-methyl-2-oxobutanoate hydroxymethyltransferase produces MSVAKKDYKKITTKSLVDMKANGEKISMLTAYDFTMAKIVDTAGVDVILVGDSASNVMAGHETTLPITLDQMIYHASSVIRAVDRALVVVDLPFGSYQSDPKEALRSSIRIMKESGGHAVKLEGGREIKDSIKKILNAGIPVMGHLGLTPQSIYKFGTYTVRAKEEEEAEKLVEDAILLEKLGCFALVLEKIPAHLAERVAKSISIPVIGIGAGGGVDGQVLVIHDMLGMNNEFSPRFLRRYLDLYEQMTGAISKYVSDVKGKDFPNEKEQY; encoded by the coding sequence ATGTCTGTAGCCAAAAAAGATTACAAGAAAATAACCACGAAGTCGCTGGTCGACATGAAAGCCAATGGCGAGAAGATTTCGATGCTCACCGCATACGACTTTACAATGGCAAAAATCGTGGACACTGCTGGGGTTGACGTAATCCTCGTAGGCGATTCTGCGTCGAATGTGATGGCGGGGCACGAAACCACCTTACCGATTACACTGGACCAGATGATTTACCACGCCTCATCGGTAATCCGTGCCGTGGACAGGGCTTTGGTAGTGGTCGACCTTCCTTTCGGAAGTTACCAGTCTGATCCAAAAGAAGCCTTGCGCTCTTCCATAAGGATTATGAAAGAAAGTGGCGGGCATGCCGTGAAACTGGAAGGCGGACGCGAAATCAAGGACTCCATTAAGAAGATACTGAATGCGGGCATCCCGGTTATGGGACACCTCGGACTGACACCGCAGTCCATATATAAATTTGGCACTTATACCGTTCGTGCAAAAGAAGAAGAAGAAGCGGAAAAACTGGTTGAAGATGCCATATTGCTTGAAAAACTGGGATGTTTTGCATTGGTATTGGAAAAAATTCCGGCACATTTAGCGGAAAGGGTGGCTAAAAGCATTTCCATTCCCGTTATCGGGATTGGTGCAGGCGGCGGCGTAGACGGGCAGGTTTTGGTGATCCATGATATGCTGGGGATGAATAATGAATTCAGTCCGCGTTTCCTGAGGAGGTACCTTGATTTGTATGAACAGATGACCGGCGCCATTTCGAAATATGTGAGTGATGTGAAAGGGAAGGATTTCCCGAATGAGAAGGAGCAGTATTAG
- a CDS encoding flavin monoamine oxidase family protein, with the protein MKTIIIGAGAAGIMAANVLSIKGVSVIILESGNRIGGRIRTFVPDGFINTVEAGAEFIHGNLPLTLKLLKKAKLPYTQASMNMHRFKNGKISNSFGNSKAWESFYGKLSQLEADCTLESFLKEHFPGPKYTLLRKEVCEMAQGLDLANPAEVSLLSLKEEWLSEETQYRPLTGYTPLLEYLYNEAAQRDCSIIFNQKVTGMEWKSGEVKVITENNSYEADCVIVTASLGILKNKEITFTPDIPELPALFNKIGFGHVIKVALEFEKPFWEHDIPDLGFLFAGKLTFWTQLDQHSPVLTAWIGNDDVPYYDELTDDDIVTSCLAELTQAFPNTNHYFRNAAVFRYTGKTSFRGGYSWPKPESKPAVKRINKGFGNTIWFAGEAFDPTFETATVEAALESGKFAAGKVIRNATL; encoded by the coding sequence ATGAAAACAATCATCATCGGGGCGGGAGCAGCCGGAATAATGGCAGCCAATGTATTGTCAATAAAAGGTGTTTCGGTAATCATCCTGGAGTCAGGAAACAGGATTGGCGGGCGCATCCGTACTTTTGTCCCTGATGGTTTTATCAATACGGTTGAAGCTGGTGCTGAATTCATCCACGGAAATTTACCGCTGACATTGAAATTGCTGAAAAAGGCAAAACTACCATACACCCAAGCCTCCATGAATATGCACCGTTTCAAGAACGGTAAGATCTCCAATAGCTTCGGAAACAGCAAGGCTTGGGAAAGTTTTTACGGAAAGTTGTCGCAATTGGAAGCAGATTGTACGCTTGAATCATTCCTTAAAGAACATTTTCCCGGTCCGAAATATACCTTGCTGCGTAAAGAAGTATGCGAAATGGCACAAGGACTGGACCTGGCCAATCCCGCCGAAGTCAGTTTGCTGAGCTTAAAAGAAGAATGGCTGTCCGAAGAAACGCAATACCGGCCGTTGACCGGTTACACCCCTTTACTCGAATATCTTTATAATGAAGCGGCGCAGCGGGATTGCTCGATTATCTTTAACCAAAAAGTAACCGGAATGGAATGGAAAAGCGGCGAAGTGAAAGTGATCACGGAAAATAATTCTTATGAGGCTGATTGCGTCATCGTCACGGCATCTTTAGGGATACTGAAAAATAAGGAAATCACTTTTACGCCCGATATTCCCGAATTGCCAGCCTTATTTAATAAGATCGGTTTTGGCCATGTGATAAAGGTGGCGCTTGAGTTTGAAAAACCGTTTTGGGAACACGATATTCCGGATCTGGGCTTCCTTTTTGCAGGAAAACTTACATTCTGGACGCAATTGGACCAACATTCACCGGTTCTGACGGCTTGGATCGGAAATGATGACGTTCCCTATTATGACGAGCTCACTGACGACGACATTGTCACTTCCTGCCTTGCAGAATTGACCCAGGCGTTCCCCAATACCAATCATTATTTCCGAAATGCCGCTGTTTTTCGATATACCGGGAAAACATCATTCCGCGGCGGCTATTCTTGGCCAAAACCCGAAAGCAAACCTGCCGTAAAGCGAATCAACAAGGGTTTTGGAAATACCATCTGGTTTGCGGGGGAAGCCTTCGACCCGACATTTGAAACTGCCACAGTGGAAGCGGCTTTGGAGAGCGGGAAATTTGCTGCGGGGAAGGTAATCAGAAACGCTACGCTATAG
- a CDS encoding sensor histidine kinase, with translation MNRFLRQTKSKNQYAVSIVSVTAVSLLCLLIRDLVDYKVIGYLLLVTVSLLAIFLEILPVLIAATLSALILDFLFIKPYYNLQINSTEDLLLLLLFFVIALVNAVLTFKIRRAEQIVQVREARLSTMKLYNILLDSLSHELRTPIATIMGGVGALQEKSTSMSGENTQKLLSEMEKASLRLNHQVENLLNMSRLESGYIQPKLDWCDISELIYNVIDSLKEELMSHKINVSKPDYLPLFRLDYGLTEQIIYNIVYNASQYTPKGSSIQITIEYKPEVDFEYHEDKQLTCNITIADDGYGFPEAEIAKAFDRFYRVKDSKTGGTGLGLSIVKGFTEAQDGKITLQNREEGGAMFKIGFAAAVMHLKGISNE, from the coding sequence ATGAACCGTTTCTTAAGACAGACAAAATCCAAAAACCAATATGCCGTCAGCATTGTCTCGGTGACAGCGGTGTCATTACTGTGCCTGCTGATCCGGGATTTGGTGGATTATAAGGTTATCGGGTATCTGTTATTGGTAACTGTTTCACTATTGGCAATTTTCCTTGAAATATTACCGGTATTGATTGCCGCGACATTAAGCGCACTGATACTGGATTTCCTTTTTATAAAACCGTATTACAACCTCCAGATCAACAGCACTGAAGATCTGTTGCTGTTGCTGCTCTTCTTTGTCATTGCGCTGGTGAATGCAGTGCTGACATTCAAAATCCGTCGCGCAGAACAAATCGTACAGGTTCGCGAGGCAAGGCTTAGCACGATGAAATTGTACAATATATTATTGGATTCGCTTTCCCATGAGCTGCGTACGCCGATCGCTACAATTATGGGTGGCGTAGGGGCATTGCAGGAAAAATCCACATCGATGTCAGGTGAAAATACGCAGAAACTGCTTTCGGAAATGGAAAAAGCGTCGCTGCGGTTAAACCATCAGGTGGAAAACTTATTGAATATGTCGCGCCTGGAATCCGGTTACATACAACCCAAACTCGACTGGTGCGATATCAGTGAACTCATTTACAATGTCATTGACAGCCTTAAGGAAGAACTGATGTCTCATAAAATTAATGTGAGCAAACCGGATTATCTCCCACTTTTCCGCCTTGATTACGGACTGACAGAGCAGATCATTTATAATATCGTTTACAATGCGTCCCAATATACGCCTAAAGGTTCTTCCATTCAAATCACCATAGAATACAAACCTGAAGTCGATTTTGAATACCACGAAGACAAACAACTCACCTGCAACATTACCATCGCCGATGATGGTTACGGTTTTCCCGAAGCGGAAATTGCCAAAGCATTTGATCGATTTTACCGCGTAAAGGATTCCAAAACAGGTGGTACCGGCCTTGGACTTTCTATCGTAAAAGGTTTCACCGAAGCGCAGGACGGAAAAATCACTTTGCAGAACCGCGAAGAAGGCGGTGCGATGTTCAAAATCGGTTTTGCAGCCGCAGTCATGCATTTAAAAGGCATCAGCAATGAATAA
- a CDS encoding response regulator produces MNNNPSILVIDDESQIRKLLEITLDSDGYRTLFAATAKEGILAAANHPPDMILLDLGLPDDDGQNVLIKLRGWFRNPIIILTVKNAEAEIVKALDNGANDYLTKPFRTQELLARIRTALRNVSLQISEPLISFGAVTVDLAARLVRKNGETIKLTATEYSLLALMIKNEGRVLTHQSILKEVWGNAYADQTQYLRVFVAQLRKKLESDPNHPKHILTESGIGYRFNTG; encoded by the coding sequence ATGAATAACAACCCTTCCATATTGGTAATTGACGATGAGAGCCAGATCAGGAAACTGCTCGAAATCACTTTGGATTCTGACGGATACCGGACTTTATTCGCTGCCACTGCAAAAGAGGGCATCCTTGCTGCCGCCAACCATCCGCCGGATATGATCTTACTGGATTTGGGCCTGCCTGATGATGATGGGCAAAATGTCCTTATAAAACTGCGCGGCTGGTTCCGCAATCCGATCATCATCCTGACCGTAAAAAACGCAGAAGCTGAAATTGTAAAAGCCCTCGACAATGGCGCGAATGATTACCTGACCAAGCCATTCCGGACACAGGAATTGCTGGCGCGTATCCGGACTGCATTGCGAAACGTAAGCCTTCAGATAAGCGAACCTTTAATTTCATTCGGAGCAGTAACCGTCGATCTCGCAGCGCGTTTGGTCAGGAAAAACGGCGAAACCATCAAGCTTACCGCCACTGAATATTCCTTACTGGCCTTAATGATTAAAAACGAAGGCCGCGTACTCACGCACCAGTCCATACTGAAGGAAGTGTGGGGAAATGCGTATGCCGACCAGACGCAATACCTCCGGGTTTTCGTGGCGCAGCTTCGTAAAAAGCTCGAATCAGATCCAAACCACCCGAAGCATATATTGACCGAATCCGGAATCGGATATCGTTTTAACACGGGATAA